Proteins from one bacterium genomic window:
- a CDS encoding VOC family protein, with translation MKIKLTTIYVDDHDKALRFYTQVAGFVKKADVSQGGYRWLTVGSPEEPDGTELHLERNDNPAAKAYQQALFQQSQPAAMFYTDDIQRDYERMKAAGAEFKMPPTKVTGSTIAQANDTCGNLIQITQLNHRN, from the coding sequence ATGAAGATCAAGCTGACCACCATTTACGTAGACGACCACGACAAGGCGCTGCGCTTCTATACCCAGGTGGCTGGCTTCGTGAAGAAGGCGGACGTATCACAAGGGGGCTATCGCTGGCTCACCGTGGGGTCGCCTGAAGAGCCGGATGGCACCGAGCTGCATCTCGAGCGCAACGACAACCCCGCGGCCAAGGCCTACCAGCAGGCGCTCTTCCAGCAGAGCCAGCCCGCGGCAATGTTCTACACGGACGACATCCAGCGCGACTACGAGCGGATGAAGGCGGCCGGCGCCGAATTCAAGATGCCGCCGACCAAAGTGACAGGCTCGACCATCGCCCAGGCGAATGACACGTGCGGCAACCTGATCCAGATCACGCAGCTGAACCACCGCAACTAG
- a CDS encoding glyoxalase produces the protein MKVQSIAAATGMGAVDIAVTDSDRALRFYRDYVGLTALPGEGPEIRMGAAARPLVVLHPGAERPVVPRASGLYHFAIVVPDRRELARVIGRLARLRWDQYPTDHVMTKANYLWDPDGNGIEIYTESPEDGTMGFANGSWFVRDKDGRERSGRDPIDLKELFSHLQPDDSLDLPMPGGTRMGHIHLQMADVEAAIRFYHDVVGFDVMGHIPGVGFLSAGGYHHHLGLNAWVGQGARPAPAGSAGLRRFTVELPTKSDLEDVVGRLEHAEVRVAEEEGGFGAVDPSANRVLFKVGAES, from the coding sequence ATGAAGGTCCAGTCGATCGCAGCAGCCACCGGAATGGGTGCCGTGGACATTGCGGTCACCGACTCAGACCGCGCCCTCCGTTTCTATCGCGATTACGTCGGCCTCACGGCGCTTCCCGGCGAAGGACCCGAGATCCGCATGGGCGCCGCCGCGCGGCCGCTCGTGGTTCTCCATCCGGGTGCTGAGCGACCGGTCGTGCCGCGGGCGTCGGGGCTCTACCACTTCGCCATCGTCGTCCCCGACCGGCGCGAGCTGGCTCGCGTCATCGGCCGGCTTGCTCGACTCCGCTGGGACCAATACCCGACCGACCATGTAATGACGAAGGCGAATTACCTCTGGGATCCCGATGGCAACGGGATCGAGATCTACACCGAGTCGCCCGAGGACGGGACCATGGGTTTCGCCAACGGGTCATGGTTCGTGCGGGACAAGGACGGGCGCGAGCGGTCGGGGCGCGACCCCATCGACCTGAAGGAGCTCTTCAGTCACCTTCAGCCCGATGACAGCCTCGACCTGCCGATGCCCGGTGGCACCAGGATGGGCCACATCCACCTGCAAATGGCCGACGTTGAGGCCGCGATCCGTTTCTACCATGACGTCGTCGGCTTCGACGTCATGGGCCATATCCCTGGCGTGGGCTTCCTGTCGGCGGGCGGCTACCATCACCACCTTGGTCTGAACGCCTGGGTGGGGCAGGGCGCTCGTCCCGCTCCAGCCGGTTCGGCGGGCCTCCGCCGTTTCACCGTCGAGCTTCCGACGAAGTCCGATCTCGAAGATGTCGTCGGCCGCCTCGAGCACGCCGAGGTCCGAGTTGCCGAAGAGGAAGGCGGCTTCGGCGCGGTGGACCCATCGGCGAACCGGGTGCTCTTCAAGGTCGGAGCGGAAAGCTAG
- a CDS encoding MerR family transcriptional regulator yields the protein MITIGQLAAYAGVTIKAVRHYHQRGLLEEPPRDSSGYRRYSAQHAIALIKIRTLAEAGVPLARVKELLAVDPDRFVAAMVEIDRNLRARADELLRTRERIARLSAGDRLFVSAEVADYLERLLELGVSRRSVQMERDGWILIQSVAPKQAATWIADKRDALSDPEFRAMYLEYDAAFDWSPDDPRLDALADRTQRWLAGRSRKPKGGERSIQDPAIAQLIARSGGASSPAWDRLAEIASERLSIKPKARS from the coding sequence ATGATCACCATCGGCCAGCTCGCCGCCTACGCGGGAGTCACCATCAAGGCCGTCCGCCATTACCACCAGCGCGGCCTGCTCGAGGAGCCGCCGCGTGACTCCTCTGGCTACCGGCGCTACTCCGCCCAGCATGCGATCGCCCTGATCAAGATCAGAACTCTCGCCGAGGCCGGCGTACCGCTTGCCCGCGTCAAGGAGCTGCTCGCCGTCGACCCCGACCGGTTCGTCGCGGCGATGGTCGAGATCGACCGCAATCTGCGAGCAAGAGCCGACGAGCTCCTGCGCACCCGGGAGCGGATCGCCCGGCTGAGCGCCGGGGACCGGTTATTCGTTTCCGCCGAGGTCGCCGACTACCTCGAACGGCTGCTCGAGCTTGGCGTGAGCCGGCGGTCGGTGCAGATGGAGCGCGACGGCTGGATCCTGATCCAATCGGTCGCACCGAAGCAGGCGGCCACCTGGATAGCCGACAAGCGCGACGCGCTCAGCGATCCGGAGTTCCGCGCCATGTACCTCGAGTACGACGCGGCGTTCGACTGGTCCCCTGACGACCCACGGCTCGACGCGCTGGCCGACCGCACCCAGCGGTGGCTGGCCGGCCGGTCCCGAAAGCCGAAAGGCGGGGAACGGTCAATCCAGGATCCAGCGATCGCCCAGCTGATCGCGAGGTCGGGGGGCGCGTCGTCGCCGGCCTGGGACCGGCTCGCCGAGATCGCGAGTGAACGCCTCTCCATCAAGCCGAAAGCCCGCTCGTAA
- a CDS encoding ABC transporter permease produces MTAPTMAIQDATTMLGRELKHTLRFPLLLVSTVLVPVVFLLLFDDILGGTIGHGLGDAAHGAPYVDFLVPGIILLTIAGSCGPTAISVHLDMSGGIIDRIRAMPVTRGALLAGHVGGNVLRTLLATTLVIGVALLAGFRPRASVTDWLAVIGIVAAFSFALAWLSAALGLVAKTVAGANGSTLPIAFLLPFLSSTFVPADSMPVGVRWFAAHQPFTPVVESLRALLSGAPAGSTAHLALAWCAAIALAGYVWAQVAFRRGTR; encoded by the coding sequence ATGACCGCACCGACCATGGCCATCCAGGACGCCACCACGATGCTCGGGCGAGAGCTCAAGCACACTCTCCGGTTTCCCCTGCTGCTCGTCAGCACCGTCCTGGTGCCGGTTGTATTCCTCCTCTTGTTCGACGACATCCTGGGCGGGACGATCGGGCACGGGCTCGGCGATGCGGCGCACGGTGCACCGTACGTTGACTTCCTGGTGCCCGGCATCATCCTGTTGACGATCGCGGGGAGCTGCGGGCCCACCGCGATCAGCGTGCACCTGGACATGTCCGGGGGCATCATCGACCGGATCCGCGCGATGCCGGTCACCCGCGGCGCGCTGCTGGCCGGGCATGTCGGCGGCAACGTGCTCCGAACGCTCCTCGCCACCACGCTCGTCATCGGGGTGGCGCTGCTGGCCGGCTTCCGGCCAAGAGCCTCGGTCACGGACTGGCTCGCTGTCATAGGCATCGTCGCGGCATTCTCCTTCGCCCTGGCCTGGCTGTCCGCGGCCCTCGGCCTGGTCGCCAAGACCGTCGCCGGGGCGAATGGCTCAACTTTGCCCATCGCGTTTCTGCTGCCCTTTCTGTCCAGCACTTTCGTGCCGGCCGATTCGATGCCGGTCGGAGTGCGCTGGTTCGCGGCGCACCAGCCGTTCACCCCGGTGGTGGAGAGCCTGCGCGCCCTGTTGAGCGGCGCGCCCGCCGGCAGCACCGCGCATCTGGCCCTGGCCTGGTGCGCGGCCATCGCGCTGGCCGGGTACGTGTGGGCCCAGGTCGCGTTCCGCCGTGGCACCCGGTGA
- a CDS encoding ATP-binding cassette domain-containing protein, whose product MSTLIRNATGKAVSVNGLRKSYGGKAVLEGVDLSIGEGEVFGLLGPNGAGKTTIVRILSTLVPADAGTASVMGYDLRGEAGAVRSVIGVTGQFSAVDDLLTGEENLLLMGRLLHLPATERRARAAELLERFDLVEVARRTPATYSGGMKRRLDIAMTLMGRPRLIFLDEPTTGLDPRSRHTMWRLIRDLAAEGVTILLTTQYLEEADQLADRIAVLDRGHMVAEGTPQELKRRIPGAHILLRFADAASLDAAARALREGSRDDNELLLRVPNEGGVRSLRDVLERLGDDVAVEDLSIHTPDLDDVFFALTGNPSQERNR is encoded by the coding sequence ATGAGCACGCTGATCAGGAACGCGACAGGTAAAGCGGTTTCCGTAAACGGACTGCGCAAGTCGTACGGCGGAAAGGCCGTACTCGAGGGCGTCGACCTCAGCATCGGCGAGGGCGAGGTCTTCGGACTGCTCGGTCCGAACGGAGCGGGCAAGACCACCATCGTGCGGATCCTGTCCACCCTGGTCCCGGCGGACGCCGGCACGGCCAGTGTCATGGGCTACGACTTACGCGGCGAGGCCGGCGCGGTGCGCTCGGTGATCGGGGTCACCGGGCAGTTCTCCGCGGTCGACGATCTGCTGACCGGAGAGGAGAACCTGCTTCTCATGGGCCGCCTGCTCCACCTGCCGGCAACCGAGCGGCGGGCGAGGGCCGCCGAGCTGCTGGAGCGCTTCGACCTCGTCGAGGTGGCGAGGCGGACCCCGGCCACCTACTCCGGCGGCATGAAGCGCCGCCTTGACATCGCGATGACGCTCATGGGCCGGCCGCGGCTGATCTTCCTCGACGAGCCGACCACGGGCCTGGACCCGCGCAGCCGCCACACCATGTGGCGTCTCATCCGCGATCTGGCCGCGGAAGGCGTCACCATCCTCCTGACCACGCAGTACCTGGAGGAGGCCGACCAGCTCGCCGATCGCATCGCTGTGCTGGACCGGGGCCACATGGTCGCCGAGGGCACACCGCAGGAGCTCAAACGGCGCATCCCCGGCGCGCACATCCTGCTGCGCTTCGCCGACGCCGCCTCGCTCGACGCTGCCGCCCGAGCGCTGCGCGAGGGCTCACGCGACGACAACGAGCTGCTGCTGCGGGTACCCAATGAAGGCGGCGTTCGATCGTTGCGCGACGTGCTTGAACGTCTCGGAGACGACGTCGCCGTTGAAGACCTGTCCATCCACACGCCGGATCTCGACGACGTGTTCTTCGCCCTGACCGGCAACCCTTCCCAGGAGCGGAACCGATGA
- a CDS encoding Flp family type IVb pilin — MLLPADRRQSGQGMVEYALILVLVSIVVIVILLTMGNQIANVFSNVVAALG, encoded by the coding sequence ATGTTGTTGCCGGCTGACCGCCGGCAGAGCGGCCAGGGAATGGTCGAGTACGCGCTGATCCTGGTTCTCGTTTCCATCGTGGTCATCGTCATTCTTTTAACCATGGGGAACCAGATCGCCAACGTCTTCTCCAATGTCGTAGCCGCTCTGGGCTGA
- the ppk1 gene encoding polyphosphate kinase 1, with protein MAPARAPYATANLRGVVVGVQADPEPTGPFPALESPRYLNRELSRLDFDERVLAMAGDARLPLLERVRFLAIFSQNLDDFFQVRVAGLKEQVLAAVAVASPDGMSPLEQLRSIRTRVEGLVARQAGLFNRELIPALADAGIALVRSDEMSKKELSQLHTVFRQQIFPVLTPLAVDPGHPFPYISHLSLNLAVMVRDPQRHQQRFARVKVPPVLPRFIALAEGRRYVPLEDVIAIHLQALFPGMEVVAHHPFRVTRDGDLDDVDSDAEDLLAAIQTELRRRRRHARVVRLEVDPGMSPEVLELLTRELELQPADVYQTDGLLDLGSVVALSQLDRPDLKEEPWTATTQPRLRGLAAEIPDLFAALRSGDLLAHHPYDSFATSVEAFIDHAASDPNVLAIKQTLYRTSGPGSPIVRALIRAAESGKQVVALVELKARGDEQANITWARALEEANVHVVYGLLGLKTHAKVTLVVRREGRHIQHYLHVGTGNYNPSTAHAYEDVSLLSADADLGADVTELFNLLTGYSRQRRYRKLLVAPTSLRAGITQLIEREGAAGGRVIIKVNNLIDPEIIDALYAASQAGAQIDLIVRGMCSLRPGVPGLSERIRVRSIVGRFLEHSRIFSFGNGGQPEYYLGSSDLMPRNLDRRVEAVVPVDDPKLRARLSQILDISLSDDVLAWELGPDGSWRRVPTVRSLNSHRKFQELALESARGNGVVNGVPHA; from the coding sequence CTGGCGCCGGCCAGGGCCCCGTACGCAACCGCTAATCTTCGTGGCGTGGTGGTGGGAGTCCAGGCAGACCCAGAGCCAACAGGCCCGTTTCCGGCCCTTGAGAGCCCTCGCTACCTCAACCGCGAGCTCTCACGGCTGGATTTCGACGAGCGCGTTCTGGCCATGGCCGGGGACGCCCGGCTCCCGCTGCTCGAGCGCGTCCGGTTCCTGGCCATCTTCAGCCAGAACCTCGACGACTTCTTCCAGGTCCGGGTGGCCGGCCTCAAGGAGCAGGTCCTGGCCGCCGTGGCCGTGGCTTCACCGGACGGCATGTCGCCGCTCGAGCAGCTCCGTTCGATTCGAACCCGCGTCGAAGGCCTGGTCGCCCGCCAGGCCGGCCTGTTCAACCGTGAGCTGATCCCCGCGCTGGCGGACGCCGGCATTGCGCTGGTGCGCTCCGATGAGATGAGCAAGAAGGAGCTCAGCCAGCTCCACACCGTCTTCCGCCAGCAGATCTTCCCGGTGCTCACGCCGCTGGCGGTCGACCCCGGTCACCCGTTCCCATACATCTCACACCTGTCCCTCAACCTGGCCGTGATGGTCCGCGACCCTCAGCGCCACCAGCAGCGATTCGCGCGCGTCAAGGTGCCGCCCGTCCTGCCGCGTTTCATCGCCCTGGCCGAAGGCCGGCGCTACGTGCCGCTCGAGGACGTCATCGCCATCCACCTCCAGGCGCTGTTCCCGGGCATGGAGGTGGTGGCCCACCATCCCTTCCGCGTCACGCGCGACGGTGACCTCGACGACGTCGACAGCGACGCCGAGGACCTGCTCGCCGCCATCCAGACCGAACTGCGGCGGCGGCGCCGGCACGCGCGGGTGGTCCGCCTCGAGGTCGACCCCGGGATGTCGCCCGAAGTCCTCGAGCTGCTCACGCGCGAGCTCGAGCTGCAGCCCGCCGACGTGTACCAGACCGACGGTCTGCTCGATCTCGGCAGCGTCGTCGCGCTGTCTCAGCTCGACCGCCCGGACCTGAAGGAAGAGCCGTGGACGGCAACGACCCAACCGCGACTTCGCGGCCTGGCCGCCGAGATCCCCGACCTGTTCGCGGCGCTGCGCTCAGGCGACCTGCTGGCCCACCACCCGTACGACTCCTTCGCCACATCGGTCGAGGCGTTCATCGACCATGCGGCAAGCGACCCCAACGTGCTCGCCATCAAGCAGACCCTGTACCGGACTTCGGGGCCTGGGAGTCCCATCGTGCGCGCCCTCATCCGCGCGGCGGAATCAGGCAAGCAGGTCGTGGCGCTGGTCGAGCTCAAGGCGCGCGGCGACGAGCAGGCCAACATCACGTGGGCGAGAGCGCTCGAGGAGGCCAACGTCCACGTCGTCTACGGCCTGCTCGGCCTGAAGACGCACGCCAAGGTGACGCTGGTGGTGCGGCGCGAAGGCAGGCACATACAGCACTACCTCCACGTCGGCACCGGCAACTACAACCCGAGCACGGCCCATGCCTACGAGGACGTGAGCCTGCTGTCCGCCGACGCCGACCTCGGCGCCGACGTCACCGAGCTGTTCAACCTGCTCACCGGTTACAGCCGGCAGCGCCGCTATCGCAAGCTGCTGGTCGCGCCGACGAGCCTGCGCGCGGGCATCACCCAGCTGATCGAGCGTGAGGGCGCGGCGGGCGGCCGGGTCATCATCAAGGTCAACAACCTGATCGACCCGGAGATCATCGATGCGCTGTACGCCGCATCACAGGCGGGCGCCCAGATCGACCTCATCGTCCGCGGCATGTGCTCGCTGCGCCCGGGCGTTCCGGGGCTGTCCGAGCGCATCAGGGTGCGCTCGATCGTCGGCCGCTTCCTCGAGCATTCGCGCATCTTCTCCTTCGGCAACGGCGGGCAGCCCGAGTACTACCTCGGCTCGTCCGACCTCATGCCGCGCAACCTCGACCGCCGCGTCGAAGCGGTCGTCCCGGTCGACGATCCCAAGCTGCGCGCGCGGCTCAGCCAGATCCTGGACATCTCGCTCTCCGACGACGTCCTTGCGTGGGAGCTCGGCCCGGACGGGTCGTGGCGGCGCGTGCCTACCGTTCGCAGCCTCAACTCGCACAGGAAGTTCCAGGAGCTTGCGCTGGAGAGCGCTCGGGGTAACGGGGTGGTCAACGGCGTCCCGCATGCTTGA
- a CDS encoding CYTH and CHAD domain-containing protein — protein sequence MLEREVKLGAGPAFHLPDLSGVVDGLAVTAPDAVRLETVYYDTPDLRLARWGVSLRHRAGQGWTLKLAPAPSSASSPLSILERDELNFPGGAKRPPEAAVAVVRAYVRHADLVPVARLSTLRRRVRLVDAAGAGVAEVVDDEVSVRDGRRVAARFRELEVEVMGEEDGGNGIIESLVARLRGAGAGAPDPTPKHIRALGPRAMEPPEVAAEPVRADAPARDVIRGILAEPVAALLHHDPRVRTSGDPEAVHQARVATRRLRSNLRTFGPLLAAEWSDPLRSELAWLALGLGVVRDREVLLGRLRERAELLPSSDSRSAASLLQILESEIEDLRKKMLGELGSVRYVDLLERLVAAAHAPAALPDADQPASMVLPLLATGPWRRLRAAVRRLPGTPADPELHRIRILAKRARYAAEAVAPVAGPATSTFARAAAKLQTVLGEHQDSITAQTWLRTVRVTGRRAFVAGELIAMEHLAADAARAKWPKAWRSLDRKPLRQWMP from the coding sequence ATGCTTGAGCGCGAGGTGAAGCTCGGGGCCGGCCCCGCGTTCCACCTCCCCGACCTGAGCGGAGTCGTCGACGGCCTTGCCGTCACCGCTCCGGATGCCGTCCGGCTCGAGACCGTCTACTACGACACTCCCGACCTCCGGCTCGCGCGCTGGGGCGTGTCCCTACGGCATCGCGCGGGGCAGGGCTGGACTTTGAAGCTGGCGCCGGCGCCGTCCTCCGCGTCCAGCCCGCTCAGCATCCTCGAGCGCGACGAGCTGAACTTCCCCGGCGGGGCGAAGAGGCCGCCCGAGGCCGCGGTCGCCGTGGTGCGTGCTTACGTGCGCCATGCAGACCTCGTCCCGGTCGCGCGCCTGTCGACGCTGCGCCGTCGGGTCAGGCTCGTCGACGCCGCTGGGGCCGGTGTCGCCGAAGTCGTGGACGACGAGGTGTCGGTGCGGGACGGGCGCCGGGTCGCCGCTCGCTTCAGAGAGCTCGAGGTCGAGGTCATGGGCGAGGAGGATGGAGGCAACGGCATCATCGAATCGCTGGTCGCCCGGCTGCGCGGCGCCGGCGCCGGCGCGCCGGATCCCACGCCCAAGCACATCCGCGCCCTTGGGCCGCGCGCCATGGAGCCTCCCGAGGTCGCGGCGGAGCCGGTGCGGGCGGACGCGCCGGCCCGCGACGTGATTCGAGGCATCCTCGCGGAGCCGGTCGCCGCCCTGCTCCATCACGATCCGCGTGTGCGCACCAGCGGTGACCCGGAGGCGGTGCACCAGGCTCGCGTGGCGACCCGCAGGCTCCGCTCGAACCTGCGCACGTTCGGCCCCCTCCTCGCCGCCGAATGGAGCGATCCGCTGCGGTCCGAGCTGGCCTGGCTCGCGCTCGGCCTGGGCGTGGTGCGCGACCGCGAAGTGCTGCTCGGCAGGCTGCGCGAGCGCGCGGAGTTGCTTCCGTCAAGCGATTCGAGGTCCGCGGCTTCCCTGCTTCAGATCCTCGAATCTGAGATCGAGGATCTGAGGAAGAAGATGCTGGGCGAGCTGGGCTCGGTGCGCTACGTCGACCTGCTCGAGCGCCTGGTGGCGGCGGCTCATGCGCCGGCCGCGCTGCCCGACGCCGACCAGCCCGCGTCCATGGTCCTTCCGCTCCTGGCGACCGGCCCGTGGCGGCGGCTGCGTGCCGCCGTCCGCCGGCTGCCCGGCACACCGGCCGACCCGGAGCTGCACCGCATCCGCATCCTGGCCAAGCGCGCGCGATACGCGGCGGAGGCGGTGGCGCCGGTGGCCGGCCCCGCGACTTCCACATTCGCGCGGGCGGCGGCCAAGCTCCAGACCGTCCTCGGCGAGCACCAGGACAGCATCACGGCGCAGACGTGGCTTCGCACCGTGCGCGTGACCGGGCGCCGCGCCTTCGTCGCCGGCGAGCTCATCGCGATGGAGCACCTGGCGGCGGATGCAGCGCGTGCGAAGTGGCCCAAGGCGTGGCGGTCGCTCGACCGCAAGCCCCTGCGCCAGTGGATGCCCTGA
- the hutH gene encoding histidine ammonia-lyase: MTVTLRGTALAESQVVAVARHGEKVALAAAARTRMERSRGRVERAALSREPVYGVSTGFGALAGTRVAPLRQPDLQLALIRSHAAGMGPPVDDEVVRAMMLLRARTLSMGLSGVRPVVAEALLALLNAQLTPVVPRHGSVGCSGDLAPLAHVGLALVGEGEVVDADGARKPAAQALQAAKLKPLKLETKEGLALINGTDGMLGMLALACADAERCFRTADITAAMSAEALLGTDRPFQSRLHEIRPHPGQLASAANLVRLLRGSGVVASHRHSPHAVQDSYSVRCSPQVAGAARDTLDFARRIAEVELSSVVDNPVVLESGEVESTGNFHGEPLAFAADFLAIAAAEVGSISERRVDRMLDPHRSEGLPPFLAEEPGVNSGLMVAQYTAAALVAENRRLAAPASVDSIPTSGMQEDHVSMGWGAALKLRTVLDNLIHILAVELVAAARAQDLRRPLEPAPATAAVRDRLRREVKGPGPDRVVAPELAAAEAMIRGGAILEAAESVTGPLQ, encoded by the coding sequence GTGACGGTCACGCTGCGTGGCACCGCTCTGGCCGAAAGCCAGGTCGTGGCCGTGGCCCGCCACGGCGAAAAGGTCGCCCTGGCGGCGGCGGCGCGCACCAGGATGGAGCGCAGCCGGGGCCGCGTCGAGCGCGCGGCGCTTTCGCGCGAGCCCGTCTACGGCGTGTCCACCGGCTTCGGCGCGCTCGCCGGCACCCGCGTCGCCCCGCTGCGACAGCCTGACCTGCAGCTGGCCCTCATCCGTTCCCACGCCGCCGGCATGGGGCCTCCGGTCGATGACGAGGTCGTGCGGGCGATGATGCTGCTTCGCGCACGGACGCTCTCCATGGGCCTTTCGGGAGTACGCCCGGTCGTGGCCGAGGCGCTGCTCGCGCTGCTCAATGCGCAGCTCACCCCGGTCGTACCGCGCCACGGCTCCGTCGGCTGCAGCGGCGACCTCGCACCGCTGGCTCATGTCGGGCTCGCGCTCGTCGGCGAGGGCGAGGTCGTCGACGCGGATGGCGCCCGCAAGCCGGCGGCGCAAGCCTTGCAAGCGGCGAAGCTGAAGCCGCTCAAGCTGGAGACGAAGGAAGGCCTGGCGCTGATCAACGGCACCGACGGCATGCTCGGGATGCTGGCCCTGGCCTGCGCTGACGCCGAGCGGTGCTTCCGGACCGCGGACATCACCGCCGCCATGTCCGCGGAAGCCCTGCTGGGCACCGACCGGCCGTTTCAATCTCGGCTGCACGAGATCCGGCCCCATCCCGGCCAGCTGGCAAGCGCGGCCAACCTGGTGCGGCTGCTGCGGGGCTCGGGCGTCGTCGCCTCGCACCGCCACTCGCCGCACGCGGTACAGGACTCCTACTCGGTGCGCTGCAGCCCGCAGGTGGCCGGCGCGGCTCGAGACACACTCGACTTCGCTCGGCGCATCGCCGAGGTCGAGCTGTCGTCGGTCGTCGACAACCCGGTCGTGCTCGAGAGCGGTGAGGTGGAATCGACCGGCAATTTCCACGGCGAGCCGCTCGCTTTCGCGGCCGACTTCCTGGCGATCGCCGCCGCCGAGGTCGGCTCGATTTCGGAGCGGCGAGTCGATCGCATGCTCGATCCGCATCGCTCCGAGGGCCTGCCGCCCTTCCTCGCCGAGGAGCCGGGGGTCAACTCCGGCCTCATGGTCGCGCAGTACACAGCCGCCGCGCTGGTCGCCGAGAACCGCCGCCTGGCGGCGCCGGCGAGCGTGGATTCGATTCCCACCTCGGGCATGCAGGAGGACCACGTGTCGATGGGTTGGGGCGCGGCGCTGAAGCTGCGCACCGTTCTGGACAACCTGATTCACATCCTCGCCGTCGAGCTGGTCGCGGCGGCGCGCGCCCAGGACCTGCGCCGCCCGCTCGAGCCGGCGCCGGCGACCGCCGCGGTGCGAGACCGGCTGCGCCGGGAGGTCAAGGGGCCGGGCCCGGACCGCGTGGTCGCGCCGGAGCTGGCGGCGGCCGAGGCGATGATTCGCGGCGGCGCCATCCTGGAAGCGGCGGAATCGGTGACCGGCCCTCTCCAGTGA
- the hutU gene encoding urocanate hydratase, whose product MTRVVRAPRGSAITCLGWPQEAAMRMLMNNLDPEVAERPEDLVVYGGTGRAARSWEAFDAIVRELRRLQGDQTLLVQSGKPVGVFDTHEWAPRVLISNAMLVPEWANWEEFRRLEALGLTMYGQMTAGSWIYIGTQGILQGTYETFAAIARKRFDGSLAGTITLTAGLGGMGGAQPLAITLNGGVAICVEADPDRIARRLEHRFLDVRADDLEQALQLASEARSAKRALSIGLHGNAAEVLPALVARGFEVDVVTDQTPAHDPLSYIPAGLSPADAQELRLDDPAAYVKRARESMARHVDAMVAFLDRGAEVFDYGNSLRAEARLGGSARAFDFPGFVPAYIRPLFCEGKGPFRWVALSGDPEDIAATDRAIVEEFSDDAALVRWISAAGQRVKFQGLPARICWLGYGERARAGLRFNELVRTGAVKAPIVIGRDHLDSGSVASPYRETEAMQDGSDAIADWPILNALLNTSSGASWVSVHHGGGVGIGRSIHAGMVVVADGSEEAARKLERVLTNDPGTGVIRHADAGYARALDVARERGIRIPMQGGGASL is encoded by the coding sequence GTGACCCGGGTGGTGCGCGCCCCTCGCGGGTCCGCGATCACATGCCTGGGGTGGCCGCAAGAGGCGGCGATGCGGATGCTCATGAACAACCTCGATCCCGAGGTGGCGGAGCGGCCCGAGGACCTCGTCGTCTATGGCGGCACCGGCCGCGCAGCTCGCTCCTGGGAGGCCTTCGACGCGATCGTCCGCGAGCTGCGCCGGCTGCAGGGCGACCAGACGTTGCTCGTCCAGTCGGGCAAGCCGGTCGGCGTGTTCGACACCCATGAGTGGGCGCCGCGCGTGCTCATCTCCAACGCCATGCTGGTGCCCGAGTGGGCGAACTGGGAGGAGTTCCGGCGGCTCGAAGCTCTCGGCCTGACCATGTACGGCCAGATGACCGCGGGTTCGTGGATCTACATCGGCACGCAGGGCATCCTCCAGGGGACCTACGAGACCTTCGCGGCGATCGCGCGCAAGCGCTTCGACGGCTCGCTCGCGGGTACCATCACGCTCACGGCCGGCCTTGGCGGCATGGGCGGCGCTCAGCCGCTGGCGATCACGCTCAACGGCGGCGTCGCCATCTGCGTCGAGGCGGACCCCGACCGCATCGCGCGCCGCCTCGAGCATCGGTTCCTCGACGTCCGCGCCGATGACCTGGAGCAGGCGCTGCAGCTGGCGAGCGAGGCCAGGTCGGCGAAGCGGGCGCTGTCGATCGGCCTCCACGGCAACGCCGCCGAGGTGCTGCCCGCGCTCGTGGCTCGCGGCTTCGAGGTCGACGTGGTCACCGACCAGACGCCGGCGCACGACCCGCTTAGCTACATCCCCGCCGGCCTTTCGCCCGCGGATGCCCAGGAGCTGCGGCTCGACGACCCGGCCGCCTATGTGAAGCGCGCGCGTGAGAGCATGGCCCGCCACGTCGACGCCATGGTCGCGTTCCTGGACCGCGGCGCCGAGGTTTTCGACTACGGCAACAGCCTACGCGCGGAGGCGCGGCTGGGCGGCAGTGCCCGAGCTTTCGATTTCCCGGGCTTCGTGCCCGCGTACATCCGGCCGCTCTTCTGCGAAGGCAAAGGACCTTTCCGCTGGGTCGCGCTTTCAGGCGATCCGGAGGACATCGCGGCCACGGACCGCGCGATCGTGGAGGAGTTCTCGGACGACGCCGCCCTCGTGCGCTGGATCAGCGCCGCGGGGCAGCGGGTCAAGTTCCAGGGCCTGCCGGCGCGGATCTGCTGGCTGGGTTATGGAGAGCGCGCGCGGGCCGGGCTGCGGTTCAACGAATTGGTGCGCACCGGAGCGGTCAAGGCGCCGATCGTCATCGGCCGTGATCACCTGGACTCGGGCTCCGTGGCGTCGCCCTATCGCGAGACGGAGGCGATGCAAGACGGCTCGGACGCGATCGCCGACTGGCCGATCCTCAACGCCCTCCTCAACACCTCCAGCGGCGCATCGTGGGTGAGCGTCCACCATGGCGGCGGCGTGGGGATCGGCCGGTCCATCCACGCCGGCATGGTGGTGGTGGCGGACGGCAGCGAGGAGGCCGCCCGCAAGCTCGAACGCGTGCTCACCAACGACCCGGGCACCGGCGTGATCCGGCACGCCGACGCCGGCTACGCTCGCGCTCTCGACGTGGCGCGCGAGCGCGGCATCCGCATTCCCATGCAGGGAGGCGGAGCGAGTTTGTGA